GAATGAAATTTATTCTATTTATATTTGCGACGAAATCAACCTTTAGGTAGATCGGCTGAATCTAGGAATCATACCACTCGCTCATCACAGAAGCACAAGCTTGCGCGTCTTGCCAAAGTTGATGTAAAAATACCTCAATGGCTGAAGCTGAGGACAAAGCCTCACTAGAAGAATCACTGATAGTGGTAGCAAACAAACCCACAGCATCTTCACAATTATCTGATAGCCAAAAACCCCTCAAAGTAACTTCCATATACTCACTATCACAAGCACACAAGGTAATAATTTCACTGTTATTTTGTTTAACTTCCGCCTTCAACATCTCTATTCCTGGTAAATCAAGAGGAAGCAGAAAGGAAGCAGTGCTGGATTCAACATACAGATTTTGCCCAACACGCAGTGCAAAAACTACTCGCTGCGCCACCCATTTCTCTAGTGACTCAGTTAGACACTCTAAATAAAAGCTGCTTTCGGTGTAAGTTAATTTCAGCATTCCTTATGCTCTCGTGTGATTCCAGGTTTGCTTGCACATCTATCCAGAACTGTATTGTCACAGCTTTACTCCAGACCAAAAACCCCCGCTTCTCCTGTGGGTGAGGCGGGGGTTAAAATTTGACCGCAAAATTTTCTGGTCTTACT
The window above is part of the Nodularia spumigena CCY9414 genome. Proteins encoded here:
- a CDS encoding alr0857 family protein codes for the protein MLKLTYTESSFYLECLTESLEKWVAQRVVFALRVGQNLYVESSTASFLLPLDLPGIEMLKAEVKQNNSEIITLCACDSEYMEVTLRGFWLSDNCEDAVGLFATTISDSSSEALSSASAIEVFLHQLWQDAQACASVMSEWYDS